The genomic interval TGCACAAAACAACTGTCCAAATGCATCCAAACTCCCAAAACTACGTAAATTAACAAAAGAATCGAGTTGATACGGCTTGAAAAACAAACAATACATCAAGCATTTGAAAGGAATGAAACCTTAATCATGACATATAGTAAATGATTGTCCGGGCACGTCTGCAAGCATAAAAAGACAGAGGACACAACAACTGAGACGTCTGCAAGCATAAAAAGACAGAGGACACAACAACTGAGACGTCTGCAAGCATAAAAAGACAGAGGACACAACAACTGAGGATGAAATACTACAATCGAACATTCAGCAAGTAcattgaaaaatcatccatcacTTGTCAACCAAGAGAACAATGAGTGGTAAACGAACCATCTGCTCATTTTCTTTGAAGAATCAAACTCAGTGACATTTCATATTGAGGAGGGTCAGACATTTTCACGGTTTTATTATTCAACAAACTACAGGATTAGAAAAGATTAAGAGGTGGTGATTTCAACTTCGGCTCAAAATTCCTCCGCTGATGCTAAGTTAGGCTATGTAAATCTGTATAAACGCAAAACCCGTCAAATCCATTAGGAAACAAAATCCAAGCAACATCTATACCCAACAAATGATAGCACGTCGGAGCACTATGCTTCTTTCACTATATGAGCATCATGGAAAGCAGTCAATCCTATGCAATCAATCATTTGAACTTTAAAACTTCCTAAAATTCAGGCACTTGCTCACTCTATACAACTATTGGGATTTAAAGGGACAAGGGATGATCAAAACAAACACGATCAGCTGCAGCCATTTCAAACACCACAGCCAGATACAAAAAGAAACCGCAGCGCTAAAGACGCTGAGTACCAGACAAGACTGTCTGAACAAACAACGGCACATCAAATTTGTACTCACTTTCTTCGCAATGCTGAAACAAAAGCTTGTAACTCACATTCTCGAGAAAATGTTCATTCACACTTCATCCCCATAGTCCATACGTCAGAAGACAGTCATGTCTGTATTAGTTAACTAACTATAACTAAACAAAATAGCAGCAATCAAATCCCAGTTTCCTCATTCCTGCACTCGATCAGTTTTTTTTCCAGCTTCAGTTGTCGTCATATCCTCCTAATTCGGGGTGGACAACAAGAACTCATCGCGGGGAAGAAAGAAAGGTAGGATATGTCGTTTTTGAAAGATATAGCATGAAATTTCAAATTGTTTTCTTGGCATGCTCCTTATTTTACCTCACAGAAGAATTTTTTCCAAATAGCATCCCCGAATTCTTTTAGACGATACAAGTCAACCCATTAATCCACACTGATGAATAGTGTTTGAGTCATTATCAATTACAATATGAAATTGTTTCAAATtcttattttttaaatgtttcCTCAAACCTAAAATgttcaataaaattaaattaagtaaatttgttttgtttataAAAATAAGTACCGTTACCCAAAAGGAGCAAGATTCTATTTGAGAGGAAGCATCTAATTGTAATCTGACACTCTTTAGAGTCCTTGAAACGACGTCGGTTTCTTCCCCTACTCTTCAATAAAGCAGCCAGCCATGTCATTTGTCAACCATATTTCGCCAGATAAATCTCCTTCCATCACTCTCTGGGATCCTGATTTTTCTTCTTGCTGTGATCGGAAGAAATGGCGTCGTCCGGGCAGGTGAAGGCGTCTCACATACTTATTAAGCACGAGGGCTCGCGGAGAAAGGCCTCCTGGAAGGACCCCGACGGCAGCCGCATCTCCGCCACCACCAGAGACGCTGCCGTTGCGCAGATCACGTCCATCCGCGATGATATCCTTGTTGGAAAGTCGAGATTCGAAGATGTTGCTTCTCGATTATCAGATTGTAGCTCAGCCAAGCGCGGTGGTGATCTTGGTGAAACTTTAAACCCTCGCTGTTTTTTCAATGAAATGGAATGTTCAAATCTTGATTTTCTTAGAGATTCGAGGGTTTTTGCTCCATTTGTTTTGTAATTTGCGATTACATTTGTCTTTGAGGATAAAGAATCTGCCTCTGATTATTTAAACGCGGTATCGCCAATTTGCTATAGTTGTGGACAGAAACGAACCAAGAATTTTGATGATTATTTCAAACTTGCTGATTTCCACTCACTTAATCATTGAAAACTtctgagttttgatttaaattatCCAGTGGAGATTATTATGTCTATTTGATTTGACTTCGGTTATAGGCAAAGACACTATACCATTCATGAAATAGATCCCTCAAGCTGGAGGACGGATTTCTAGAAGTGTTGGCAGTGAAATTATTTTGCCATCTTACAAGAGTTATTAATTCTGTCTACTTCACATTGTTTGAGAAATTTCTGATTTTTAGCAAGTGAGTAGAATGGTGAGAATCTGAGCCTCTTCACCGTGGGAAATTTCTCTATTTAGTGGTACAAATGATAAGACTTTGCATTAGCTCTGGTAGCATTATCAGCTTGCATAAAATTGATTTGGCAGTGGTTGCCATAAAATCAAGATAACAGTACAAACCCAAAATTTAGCTCTTTTAGGTAAAGACCTTCTATACTTATGTACACTCCAGAATTTTTTGTGGAGAAGAGTTGGGATCTAAACATTTTCCACCCTTGAGAATCTGATACTGATGATGGACAGCTTGGATTACTTTTTACTCTACTATTATATTATTTGATGGCTTATTTTTCGCAACGTACTATAGTTGCAGCAATAGAACCTCATTATACCAATTTTCTCAGGTTATTTTGGTCGTGgccagatgcagaagccatttGAAGATGCCACATTTACTCTGAAGATTGGAGAGATAAGTGACATTGTTGATACCGATAGCGGTGTTCACATTATAAAGAGAACAGGTTGATGTTGGTGCACTACAATGTGGAGAAGGAATTATAATTACTATAGTTGCAAACTTGCAAAATGCCGATTAAGACCATGTTATTCTCGCGGCTCCCGTCATGCATCTCTTCTCATGAATGTGATTCATTAGAGCAATAAATTTCCTTCTCTCTAATTGTGCTATCTGAAGTTGGATTTACTGTCATCTCATGAATGTGATTCATTACTGCAATAATTCCTTCTCTCTAGTCTTGCTTTCTGAACTTGGATTTACTATCATATTTTTGTGAATTAGAGAATATGACTTGACTCGAATGATTGTGAATTACCCTTTGATCCTTATATTTGGTCGCAGATTTTGAATGGCCGGGTAGTAACAATGGTGTGGGTGATAAGATTATTTGTCACAAAGAGCAAGCATGGTTTTATGAGCATaattcgtgagacgggtcaaccctactcatattcacaataaaaagtaatactcttagcataaaaagtaatattttttcatgggtgacccaaataagagatctgtctcacaaatacgacccgtgagaccgtctcacacaagtttttgcctaaagaaaatgattgtcgtAGATATGTAATATATGGTAGTATGTttgttaagatttttaagtgtaagataattttgaaatttttgatgaaaggacaaaattgtctttttttttctttttctactCCGGCGGCGGCGGTCTTGCAGTCCGGCGGTGGTCTGGCGACGGATCCGGCAGCTGACGTGGCGGCGACGGTGTCAGTCCGACGACGACGGTGAGTAGGCGGTCCGACGGCGGCAATGGCGTTCCGACGAAGGTCCGTCGAAGGCTGTGTGGTGCGGTCCGGCGTATGTCCGGCGGCGGTGGTCCGGCAGCTGAGGTGGTTCAATAGCGGTGAAGGAATAATGGTAAAATTGGAAAGAAAGTAGGGATAGAGGAGGGATTAATAATTCTACGGAGGAAGGAAGTATTATTTTATAACACGTAATACCACCTAATCACTCATAGGAAGGATTGAAGGATTGAGCTGGTTAAATAAAAATCGTACCAAACGCAGGATTAGGTATTGATAAAATAATCTATCACACATAATCCGCCCAACCAAACGCTGCTTAATTGTACTAATCTCTACAATTTACAGTTATACACAAGTGGTGGAATCGTGGAATGTCATAAAGTCTAACCTAGTTATCCGACCATTGCTTAATTTCTATCATATATGATTTGGTACTGTGAAAGTACCTTTTGGGACATAATCAAGCATGTCTTCAAGTATATGCAAATCACTTGAAATTGATTGTTCCATGACATATAAGTTTTTTTGACCACATAATTTTGAAGGGAAAATTCCATTGTTGGTTGTATGTTTATCTACATGCTAATTTGGTCTTTTGTGTGATTATATACATTAATATGTCATCGGAAAAAAAAACTTGAAGTATAAATTCTGGCAAcataaaaagataaaaattataaaGAGAATTCTTTGAATGCAAACAAAGGTTAGAAAGATCCAGTTTTCACTTTTCAGATCCGATTTTATTCTATGTACGCTTCATCTTTATCTCTTGCGGAAAAGTCGGTATACATAGGAGTGGGAAAAAATATCGAAATATCGAAATATCGAAAAATCGTGCCGAAAAAAATACCGAACTTACCGAAAAAATCAGTATACTGAAAATTTCaccgtaccgaaattttcggtatccgtatgaaatattttttttttcgatatttaggtaaaaataattttttattattattttttttaaaatttaagttcggtataccgaaaatattttcggtataccgacattttttcggtataccgacaaaATTTTCGGTGTCGGTACGGTACCGATATGAGCTTTTTTTCATACCGCACATGCagtataccgaattttcggtatcggtacGAAAAAATTTCATACCGATACTTTCGGTACGATATACGATATCGTAGTTTGGTACGATATACCGTATCATACCCACCCTTAGGTATACACATCGCTTTAACTTGTCAACCCGGTATTAATTCCCTTTGCTTGAAAGTCAATATTTGTGCGCAAGCCGAAAGTACTTTAGATAAGGGGGGTGTATTTGTTGTCGGCTGAGTAGGAAAAATAGCATCTCCTtcattttccaattttttttataaatattatattcacaAATATCAGAttcctaaattttttttttataaatattatattcacaAATATCAGATTCCTAAATTTTGTTTTGTTTCGTATTCCACAATCGTGTTCCGTTGATCCGCTCCGCTGTTTCATCACAGACCAATCAAATTTTACCTTGACTTATTTTGGTCACCAAAACCTATAATTCGACTATTCGTGGTTCAGCTCATCTCCTCTAGACCCCGATGGCCGCCGCCACCAAGATTGCCGCTTCCACGGCCTCATCATCCTCTGCTTCATCGGCCTTCCGTCTCTCGTCCCCCCCTCCGCAGTCTAGGTTCTTCCCATCCATGTTCCCCAAAACCCTCGGGAAACCACTCTATATGACCTCCTCCAAAAACCCAATCTCAGATATTGTCTCCGGGTTCAAAAACCTACCGAATACAGATTCGAATAATTTTTTTCCGAACGATGATGACGATAAACCTAGAGAGGAGTGCGGGGTGGTGGGAATCTACGGTGACCCAGAGGCCGCTCGTCTGAGCTACTTAGCTCTCCATGCGCTCCAGCATCGTGGTCAGGAGGGTGCAGGGATCGTTGCGTTGCACGATGGCGTGCTCCAGTCGGTTACAGGAGTTGGGCTGGTGTCCGAGGTTTTTAACGAGTCCAAATTAGCTCAGTTACCGGGAGATATCGCCATAGGTCATGTAAGATACTCTACGGCTGGTTCCTCCATGCTTAAAAATGTGCAGCCTTTTGTTGCAGGTTACCGATTCGGCTCTGTTGGGGTTGCCCACAATGGAAATTTGGTTAATTACCAGGCTTTGAGGGCGGAGCTGGAGGACAACGGATCGATTTTCAACACCAGTTCGGATACTGAGGTTGTTCTTCATTTGATTGCCACTTCGAAGGCCAGGCCCTTTTTCTTGAGGATTGTTGAGGCCTGTGAGAGGCTTGAAGGAGCATATTCTATGGTTTTCCTGACCGAGGATAAGCTCGTTGCAGTTCGTGATCCCTTTGGGTTTAGGCCGTTGGTTATGGGTCGAAGGAGCAATGGGGCTGTGGTTTTTGCATCAGAGACTTGTGCATTGGATTTGATCGAGGCGACATATGAAAGAGAGGTTTTACCCGGTGAAGTCCTTGTTGTGGATAAAGAAGGGGTGAGTTCCCTTTGTTTGATGCCTCATCAGGAACCGAAATCTTGCATTTTTGAGCATATCTACTTTGCACTTCCGAATTCTGTAGTTTTTGGGAGGTCTGTGTATGAATCAAGGCGTGCGTTTGGTGAAATCTTGGCTACAGTAGCACCTGTGGATTGTGATGTGGTGATTGCTGTGCCGGACTCGGGGGTTGTGGCAGCACTTGGTTACGCAGGGAAAGCAGGGGTACCGTTTCAACAAGGCTTGATTAGATCTCATTATGTGGGGAGGACATTCATAGAACCCTCACAAAAGATCCGAGATTTTGGTGTAAAATTGAAACTTTCGCCGGTGAGAGCCGTGTTGGAGGGGAAGCGTGTGGTGGTGGTGGATGATTCAATTGTAAGAGGAACCACATCTTCGAAAATAGTTCGGTTGCTTAAGGGGGCCGGGGCAAAAGAGGTTCACATGAGGATTGCAAGTCCCCCTATCATAGGTTCTTGTTACTATGGAGTCGATACTCCTAGTGCGGAGGAGTTGATATCAAATAGGATGAGCATGGAGGAGATAAGGGAGTATATTGGCTCTGATTCACTTGCATTTCTACCAATTGATAGCTTGACAAGGCTGTTGGGAGACGATTCTCCAAACTTCTGCTACGCTTGCTTTTCAGGGA from Primulina eburnea isolate SZY01 chromosome 17, ASM2296580v1, whole genome shotgun sequence carries:
- the LOC140818537 gene encoding peptidyl-prolyl cis-trans isomerase Pin1-like, producing MASSGQVKASHILIKHEGSRRKASWKDPDGSRISATTRDAAVAQITSIRDDILVGKSRFEDVASRLSDCSSAKRGGDLGYFGRGQMQKPFEDATFTLKIGEISDIVDTDSGVHIIKRTG
- the LOC140817715 gene encoding amidophosphoribosyltransferase, chloroplastic-like, with protein sequence MAAATKIAASTASSSSASSAFRLSSPPPQSRFFPSMFPKTLGKPLYMTSSKNPISDIVSGFKNLPNTDSNNFFPNDDDDKPREECGVVGIYGDPEAARLSYLALHALQHRGQEGAGIVALHDGVLQSVTGVGLVSEVFNESKLAQLPGDIAIGHVRYSTAGSSMLKNVQPFVAGYRFGSVGVAHNGNLVNYQALRAELEDNGSIFNTSSDTEVVLHLIATSKARPFFLRIVEACERLEGAYSMVFLTEDKLVAVRDPFGFRPLVMGRRSNGAVVFASETCALDLIEATYEREVLPGEVLVVDKEGVSSLCLMPHQEPKSCIFEHIYFALPNSVVFGRSVYESRRAFGEILATVAPVDCDVVIAVPDSGVVAALGYAGKAGVPFQQGLIRSHYVGRTFIEPSQKIRDFGVKLKLSPVRAVLEGKRVVVVDDSIVRGTTSSKIVRLLKGAGAKEVHMRIASPPIIGSCYYGVDTPSAEELISNRMSMEEIREYIGSDSLAFLPIDSLTRLLGDDSPNFCYACFSGKYPVEPTGKVKRVGDFLDDGLSGSMESIEGGWIPGNSSPKEFKKLTWKQEVQCSS